In Capillimicrobium parvum, a genomic segment contains:
- a CDS encoding O-antigen ligase family protein — protein MTIGLAVLIASGLLVAALRGGSYAVIPRTQDAIAVWWVIGLSVAFGLLPRHRWSVEVRLAVAGLLGLAAWTALGLLWTDSAERTLEEALRVLSYAGLVMLVAWSFGARDRTRVVVLLTAVAGVVCLLALLSRVAPELLGTQSTSGSYDTTRLAYPFNYWNAVGCWGAMTLALALPLSAHARRRWLRAAALCIASLAPVVVYLTYSRTAALGVVLVVVLVVALSPQRWFVAANALIAGVGATAAVLTIRGAPEIARGNGTAGRGSVVLVLALVGLLTVAVAFVGPHERLRRVRTPLRAARIALAGSLAAILVVAILAGPRAWDSFQRGSEPAGSDPVQRLTSLSGTRRLLWTAALDSFTDRPLAGIGAGTFEFAWNRDPHRSGHVLDAHSLYLEALAELGIPGALMVIAALAALLAGALRSIRRQTDDTARAVAAGCAVAFVVFCVTAGVDWMWESTAVTCLALVAGTLGAAPPGLPLPRPRWPVRVRVGILAAVAIVVQLPVLVAATEIRTSQRAAGQGRLVDALSSATAAAEAEPWSASAHLQRALVLEQLGQLPAAGAAAARATRLEPVNWQPWLVRGRIDAERGNVAQALADVRRARALNPRAPIFQPGVARALAARSP, from the coding sequence GTGACGATCGGGCTCGCCGTGCTGATCGCGTCGGGGCTTCTCGTCGCGGCATTGCGCGGAGGCTCCTACGCCGTCATCCCCCGTACGCAGGACGCGATCGCGGTCTGGTGGGTGATCGGGCTGTCCGTCGCGTTCGGGCTCCTGCCGCGCCACCGGTGGTCGGTCGAGGTCCGCTTGGCGGTCGCGGGGCTGCTGGGCCTGGCGGCCTGGACCGCGCTGGGCCTGCTCTGGACCGACAGCGCCGAGCGCACGCTCGAGGAGGCGCTGCGGGTCCTGAGCTACGCCGGGCTCGTCATGCTCGTCGCCTGGTCGTTCGGCGCGCGCGACCGCACGCGGGTGGTCGTCCTGCTGACCGCGGTGGCTGGTGTGGTGTGCCTGCTGGCCCTGCTGTCTCGCGTCGCCCCCGAGCTGCTCGGCACGCAGAGCACGAGCGGCTCCTACGACACCACGCGCCTCGCGTATCCGTTCAACTACTGGAACGCCGTCGGCTGCTGGGGCGCGATGACGCTCGCCCTGGCGCTGCCCCTGAGCGCCCACGCCCGGCGGCGATGGCTGCGCGCGGCCGCGCTCTGCATCGCGTCGCTGGCACCCGTCGTGGTGTACCTGACGTACTCGCGAACGGCGGCGCTGGGCGTCGTGCTCGTGGTCGTGCTGGTGGTCGCGCTGTCCCCGCAGCGCTGGTTCGTGGCCGCCAACGCGCTCATCGCCGGAGTCGGCGCGACAGCGGCCGTTCTCACGATCCGCGGCGCTCCGGAGATCGCCCGGGGGAATGGGACGGCGGGCCGCGGAAGCGTCGTGCTCGTGCTCGCGCTGGTGGGTCTGCTGACCGTGGCGGTGGCGTTCGTCGGCCCGCACGAGCGGCTCCGGCGGGTCCGGACGCCCCTCCGCGCCGCCCGGATCGCGTTGGCCGGGTCGCTGGCGGCGATCCTGGTCGTGGCCATCCTGGCGGGCCCGCGGGCGTGGGACAGCTTCCAGCGCGGCTCGGAGCCGGCCGGAAGCGATCCGGTCCAGCGCCTGACCTCGCTGTCCGGGACACGACGACTGCTCTGGACGGCGGCGCTCGACTCCTTCACCGACCGGCCGCTGGCCGGCATCGGCGCCGGGACGTTCGAGTTCGCCTGGAACCGCGATCCGCACCGCTCGGGTCACGTGCTGGACGCGCACTCGCTCTACCTGGAGGCGCTGGCCGAGCTCGGGATCCCCGGTGCGCTGATGGTCATCGCGGCGCTCGCGGCGCTGCTGGCGGGAGCCCTGCGCAGCATCCGGCGTCAGACGGACGACACGGCGCGAGCCGTGGCCGCGGGATGCGCCGTCGCGTTCGTCGTGTTCTGCGTCACCGCCGGGGTCGACTGGATGTGGGAGTCGACCGCGGTGACCTGCCTGGCCCTCGTGGCCGGGACGCTCGGCGCGGCACCGCCGGGACTGCCGCTGCCGCGCCCGCGCTGGCCGGTGCGGGTGCGTGTCGGGATCCTCGCCGCCGTCGCGATCGTCGTCCAGCTTCCGGTGCTCGTCGCCGCCACCGAGATCCGCACGAGCCAGCGGGCGGCGGGCCAGGGACGCCTCGTCGACGCGCTGTCGTCGGCCACCGCGGCCGCCGAAGCCGAGCCCTGGTCGGCCAGCGCCCATCTGCAGCGCGCCCTGGTCCTCGAGCAGCTCGGCCAGCTGCCGGCGGCGGGCGCGGCGGCCGCCCGGGCCACGCGGCTGGAGCCGGTGAACTGGCAGCCGTGGCTGGTCCGCGGCCGCATCGACGCCGAGCGTGGCAACGTCGCCCAGGCGCTGGCGGATGTCCGCCGTGCGCGGGCGCTCAACCCCCGCGCCCCGATCTTCCAGCCGGGCGTGGCCCGCGCCCTTGCGGCCCGGTCGCCGTGA